A DNA window from Mycolicibacter terrae contains the following coding sequences:
- a CDS encoding maleate cis-trans isomerase family protein: MDLSLFPDVPDFDGPVDQRDVGIIAPFDLAIERELWRWIPAEVALHLARTHYEPVPVSRAMAELVSDTNHLQAATRDVLHVEPEVVAYLCASGSFIHGVDYEKTLVAAIEAAGAKAAVTTSGALAEAIIALEISRVCVLTPYDQELTDLLRVFLNQLGVAVLHSDHLGLGGGIWKVNYRTVAERILAADRPDAEAIFVSCTNLRTYDIIAPLEEMLGKPILTANQLTMWACLGRMNLPMMGPGRWLRDVFTGTPQ; this comes from the coding sequence ATGGATCTGTCCCTGTTTCCGGATGTGCCGGACTTCGACGGGCCGGTCGATCAGCGCGATGTCGGCATCATCGCGCCCTTCGATCTGGCGATCGAGCGTGAGCTGTGGCGCTGGATCCCCGCCGAGGTGGCGCTGCACCTGGCGCGCACCCATTACGAGCCGGTCCCGGTGAGCCGGGCGATGGCCGAACTGGTCTCCGACACCAACCACCTGCAGGCCGCCACCCGCGACGTACTGCACGTCGAGCCGGAGGTGGTGGCCTACCTGTGTGCGTCGGGCAGCTTCATCCACGGCGTCGACTACGAGAAGACCCTGGTCGCGGCGATCGAAGCGGCGGGCGCCAAGGCCGCGGTCACCACCTCGGGGGCGCTGGCCGAGGCGATCATCGCACTGGAGATCTCCCGGGTGTGCGTGCTGACGCCCTACGATCAGGAACTCACCGATCTGCTGCGGGTGTTCTTGAACCAGCTCGGGGTGGCCGTGCTGCACTCGGATCATCTGGGCCTGGGCGGCGGCATCTGGAAGGTCAACTACCGGACCGTGGCCGAACGGATCCTTGCCGCGGACCGCCCCGACGCCGAGGCGATCTTCGTCAGCTGCACCAACTTACGTACCTACGACATCATCGCGCCGCTGGAGGAGATGCTCGGCAAGCCGATCCTGACCGCGAATCAACTGACGATGTGGGCGTGCCTGGGCCGGATGAACCTACCGATGATGGGCCCCGGACGGTGGCTCCGCGACGTCTTCACCGGGACCCCGCAATGA
- a CDS encoding D-2-hydroxyacid dehydrogenase — MDARPVVTVQHGESVPDRLDSISADAELRMVSSSRLAEAIAGTDVLFLYDFSSPALESVWPAADALRWVQVAAIGVDAVLFDDLIDSDVVVTNSRGIFEEPIAEYVLGQILAFAKDFRRSWDAQRAGRWQHFDTEPIAGASVTIVGPGPVGRAIARLLRAVGMSVRGVGRSPRADPDFGVIGTDVRAAVAGADYVVLAAPLTPQTRGVVDGGVLDAMRPTARLINVGRGELVDTDALVAALRAGAIAGAALDVVDPEPLPATHPLWNVPGVRLTPHNSGDITGWRIALQEQFVANFRRYLSGRPLQNVIDKRRGYAPSTAEPSGTG; from the coding sequence GTGGACGCGCGGCCGGTGGTGACCGTCCAGCACGGTGAGTCGGTTCCCGACCGACTCGATTCGATCAGCGCAGACGCCGAACTGCGCATGGTCTCGTCGTCGCGGCTGGCCGAAGCGATCGCCGGTACCGATGTCCTCTTCTTATACGACTTCTCCTCTCCCGCACTGGAATCGGTGTGGCCGGCCGCCGACGCACTACGCTGGGTCCAGGTTGCCGCCATCGGGGTGGACGCGGTGCTGTTCGACGATCTGATCGACAGCGACGTCGTGGTCACCAATTCCCGCGGAATCTTCGAAGAGCCCATCGCCGAATACGTGTTGGGTCAGATCCTGGCCTTCGCCAAAGACTTCCGGCGATCCTGGGACGCCCAGCGGGCAGGGCGGTGGCAACACTTCGACACCGAGCCGATCGCCGGTGCGTCGGTCACCATCGTCGGCCCCGGGCCCGTCGGGCGGGCCATCGCACGGTTGCTGCGTGCGGTCGGAATGTCGGTGCGCGGCGTCGGGCGCTCACCCCGCGCCGATCCCGACTTCGGAGTCATCGGCACCGACGTGCGCGCCGCGGTCGCCGGCGCCGACTATGTGGTGCTGGCCGCACCACTGACGCCGCAGACCCGCGGCGTGGTCGACGGCGGCGTGCTGGATGCGATGCGCCCGACCGCGCGGCTGATCAACGTCGGTCGTGGGGAGCTGGTGGACACCGACGCACTCGTGGCGGCCCTGCGGGCCGGCGCCATCGCCGGCGCCGCGCTCGATGTCGTCGATCCCGAGCCGCTGCCGGCGACCCACCCACTGTGGAACGTTCCGGGTGTGCGACTGACCCCGCACAACAGTGGCGACATCACGGGTTGGCGAATCGCCTTGCAGGAGCAGTTCGTTGCGAATTTCCGGCGATATCTGTCCGGCCGGCCGCTGCAGAACGTCATCGACAAGCGCCGCGGATACGCACCGTCGACGGCCGAGCCGAGCGGAACCGGTTGA